AGGCGTCGGCGATCACGTCTTTAACCACGATCTCTTTGCCGGTGTTCGGGTTCTTGATTTTCAGCCACGGGCCGCCGTCAATCAGTTCACCGCCGAACTCTTCGCGCGCCAGTTCGTAGCCCCAGTCTTTGAAGGCACCTTCGGTGAACTTCATGATGTTGCCTTTGTGAACCAGCGTCACGGAATCACGGTCGTTGGTGATCGCGTATTCGATCGCCGCACGCACCAGACGTTTGGTGCCTTCTTCTGAACATGGCTTCACGCCGATGCCGCACTGCTCTGGGAAACGGATTTTCTGCACGCCCATTTCGTCGCGCAGGAATTTGATCACTTTATCCGCTTCGGCAGAACCGGCTTTCCATTCGATACCGGCGTAGATGTCTTCGGCGTTTTCACGGAAGATCACCATATCGGTCAATTCTGGGTGTTTAACCGGGCTAGGGGTGCCCTGGTAGTAACGCACCGGGCGCAGGCAGACATACAGATCCAGCTGCTGACGCAGGGCAACGTTCAGAGAACGGATACCGCCGCCGACCGGGGTGGTCAGAGGGCCTTTAATGGCAACGCGGTAGTCGCGGATCAGGTCCAGAGTTTCGTCCGGCAGCCACACGTCTTTCCCGTAAACGTGGGTGGATTTTTCGCCGGTGTAGATTTCCATCCAGGAGATTTTACGCTCGCCGTGGTAAGCCTTAT
The nucleotide sequence above comes from Serratia rhizosphaerae. Encoded proteins:
- the icd gene encoding NADP-dependent isocitrate dehydrogenase yields the protein MESKVVVPAEGKKITVDAQGKLVVPHNPIIPFIEGDGIGVDVTPAMINVVNAAVDKAYHGERKISWMEIYTGEKSTHVYGKDVWLPDETLDLIRDYRVAIKGPLTTPVGGGIRSLNVALRQQLDLYVCLRPVRYYQGTPSPVKHPELTDMVIFRENAEDIYAGIEWKAGSAEADKVIKFLRDEMGVQKIRFPEQCGIGVKPCSEEGTKRLVRAAIEYAITNDRDSVTLVHKGNIMKFTEGAFKDWGYELAREEFGGELIDGGPWLKIKNPNTGKEIVVKDVIADAFLQQILLRPAEYDVIACMNLNGDYISDALAAQVGGIGIAPGANIGDECALFEATHGTAPKYAGQDKVNPGSVILSAEMMLRHLGWFEAADLIVKGMEGAIAAKTVTYDFERLMEGAKLLKCSEFGDAIVEHM